A single Dermacentor albipictus isolate Rhodes 1998 colony chromosome 3, USDA_Dalb.pri_finalv2, whole genome shotgun sequence DNA region contains:
- the LOC139057597 gene encoding uncharacterized protein yields the protein MGSQGAALAAQPGRGIRSTEMPAQDYEMVVPHLPSGSSVLNTVFLHGDVTARPYRVEHFRDALARLSLLPDVVALGAYQMNHLWAVTFNSEGAKAKILQAEAFNVKDHRCVVIDPTNRGVRLKLFWLLHGVQDDDVRVALAAFGKVTEITRDKWRVKGCVDKASTTRSVTLKLKVGVTIKDLPHQLRVGEDVALVHVPGRAPLCLRCRGKGHIRRECRVPRCGLCRRFGHDESQCVRSYANVTGQARNDEVAEHIMDEADAVEATHGSEGDDATKESTSKETTPAPLADTSQAGKDQTQPAVASKPAFLPEKADSVTAVSLVTTGQQGDNQEDADTEMPAASSVAVKRSHEDSDIQEPRLVGERGEEPPPKAPSTRRGPFKPKPKLPPERSTASALPPP from the coding sequence ATGGGCTCCCAAGGAGCGGCTTTAGCGGCCCAGCCGGGTCGCGGTATCAGGAGCACTGAAATGCCTGCCCAGGATTATGAAATGGTTGTTCCCCATCTGCCATCAGGTTCGAGTGTTTTGAACACAGTATTTTTGCATGGTGATGTCACCGCCAGGCCATATCGCGTCGAGCATTTTCGCGACGCCCTAGCGCGTCTGTCATTGCTGCCGGATGTGGTTGCCCTTGGGGCATATCAGATGAACCACCTGTGGGCCGTTACTTTCAACAGCGAAGGAGCGAAGGCAAAGATTCTGCAGGCCGAAGCTTTCAATGTAAAAGACCACCGCTGCGTGGTTATTGACCCGACCAACCGAGGTGTCAGGCTGAAGCTGTTTTGGCTGCTCCACGGTGTGCAAGACGACGACGTGCGAGTGGCATTAGCAGCGTTCGGAAAAGTGACTGAAATAACCCGCGATAAATGGAGGGTTAAAGGCTGCGTTGACAAGGCTTCAACAACACGGTCGGTTACACTGAAACTGAAGGTGGGTGTTACCATCAAGGACTTGCCCCATCAGTTGCGTGTTGGTGAGGACGTTGCTCTCGTCCATGTTCCTGGCAGGGCTCCGCTCTGCCTTCGGTGCCGTGGAAAAGGACATATACGCCGTGAGTGTCGGGTGCCACGCTGCGGGCTATGCCGGCGTTTCGGCCACGATGAGAGCCAGTGCGTGCGTAGCTACGCTAATGTTACGGGCCAGGCACGAAATGATGAAGTGGCCGAACACATCATGGATGAAGCAGACGCGGTTGAAGCAACCCACGGAAGTGAGGGAGATGATGCCACCAAGGAGTCAACATCCAAGGAAACCACACCCGCACCCCTTGCAGATACCAGCCAAGCCGGTAAGGACCAAACCCAGCCGGCCGTCGCATCAAAGCCAGCGTTCCTTCCGGAAAAAGCGGATAGCGTGACAGCTGTAAGCCTGGTTACGACTGGGCAGCAGGGCGACAACcaggaagacgccgataccgagatGCCCGCCGCGTCAAGTGTAGCAGTGAAGCGGTCTCACGAGGATTCGGATATTCAGGAACCGAGATTGGTCGGTGAACGCGGCGAGGAGCCTCCGCCGAAGGCACCTTCAACGCGCCGCGGACCGTTCAAGCCCAAACCGAAATTGCCACCGGAACGCAGTACTGCGTCTGCTCTCCCTCCGCCTTAG